The nucleotide sequence CGCTCGCCGCCGCCGGCGCCGGCGCCGGCGGCGACGTGGTGCGCGCGGGCGCCGCGCTGGTTCGACGGGCGCGCGGCGCGTCGGTGCTGGTCACCCGCGGCGAGCACGGCATGAGCCTCTTCGAGCCGGGCCATGCGCCCCTGCATATCCCGACCGTTGCGCGGGAGGTCTTCGACGTCACCGGCGCGGGGGACACCGTGGTGGGTGTCCTGGCGCTGGCGCTGGCCCGCGGGGCGCGGCTGGGGGCGGCCGCGCGGCTGGCCAACCTCGCCGCTGGCATCGTCGTCGGCGAGTTCGGCACGGTGCCTGTCACTCGCGAGCAGCTCCTGGCCGACCTCGAGGACGCGCCGCCGCCGTCGGCGTAGGCGCGGAGGAGCGGGGGCGTGCGCGTCGTCGTCGCAATCCCTGCCCGCATCGGCTCCACGCGCCTTCCGGCCAAGGCCCTGGCGGACATCGGCGGCGAGCCGATGGTGGTGCGCGTCTGGCGGCGCTGCTCGCGCGTGCGCGGCGCCGACCGCGTCCTGGTCGCCACCGACGACCGCGCGATCGCCTCCGCCGTGGCGGCGGCCGGCGGCGAGGCGGTGCTGACGGGCGAGTACCCCTCCGGGACCGACCGGATCGCCGCTGCCGTCGCCGGGGACCCGGGCGATCTCGTCGTCAACGTCCAGGGCGACGAGCCTTTCGTCGACCCGGCCTCCGTCGAGGCACTCGTGGCGAGCTTCGCGGGCGAGCCGGCGCAGGAGGCCGCGACGCTCGCCACGCCGGTGCGCACCGCCGACGAGCTCTACGCGCCTTCGGTCGTCAAGGTGCTGGCGGGCCGCGACGGGTACGCGGTCAGCTTCTCGCGGTACCCCATCCCGTGGCGCGAGGGGCTGTGGGACGTGGGACCCGACGGGTGGCGGCGGCCGGCGGCCCCCGCCAAAACGGCGGGCTACCTGCGGCACATCGGCATGTACGCCTACCGCGCGGCGTTCCTCGCACAGCTCACGCGGCTGGAGCCCACCCCGGGCGAGCGGGCGGAGCGGCTCGAGCAACTGCGGATCCTGGAGCACGGGCGGCGCATCCGCGTGGTCGTCGTGCCCGAGGCGGGACTCGCCGTCGACACGGCCGCGGACCTGGCCGAGGCGCGCCGCCGCGCCGCGCGCGAGAGGGACTGAAGAGCCGTCAGCCGGCAGGCGCCGGGGGCGCCGCCGGCGTCTGCTGCGTCCCCTTGCCGCGGCGCAGCAGATCCTGGACCCGGATGGCCCAGATGCTGACCTCGAAGAGCAGGAACAGGGGCACCGAGACGAGCGTCTGCGAGAAGACGTCCGGCGGACTGAGCACCGCGCCGATGACGAAGCTCACGAGCAGCACGTACTTGCGGTTCTTCGCCAGCTGCGCCGCCTTGATGATGCCCATCCGGGCGAGCAGCAGCATGACGAGCGGGATCTGGAAGATGAGCCCCGCGGTCGCCATGACGAGGCACGCCGACGAGACGTACGAGGAGACGGCGAGCATCGGCTTGACCTCCTCGCTCGAGTAGCCGGACATCAGGTAGCGGAGCATGAACGGCAGCGCGAAGTAGTACGCGAGCGCGGCGCCGGCGACGAAGAGGATCGTCGAGGCGACCACGAGCGGCCCGATCAGGCGCCGCTCGTGCCGGTAGAGGCCCGGCGCGATGAAGGCCCAGATCTGGTAGAGGACCACCGGCGACGCGAGGAAGAGGCCGGTCCAGAGGCCGAGCTTCAGGAAGGTCATGAAGCCCTCGGTGAGGCGGATCATCACCAGCGGTGTGTTCGGCAGCGCGGTCTTCAGCGGCACGGTCAGCCAGGAGAAGATCTTGTCCACCTGGGAGTAGGCCAGGCCGAAGGCGACGAGGACCGCCAGCAGGGCCTTGACCAGGCGGCTGCGCAGCTCCTCCAGGTGGCTGAGGAACGACTGGCGCTCGCCCGGGGTCTTCGGCGCCTCAGCCGCGTCCATGCTCGTCCTTCCCGCCGCCCGCTTCCGGGGCCTGCGGCGCGGCAGTCTCCCCCGGCGCCTCAGGCGGCGCGCATGTCGGCGTCGGGGCCGACGGCGGCTGAGCCCCGTAGGGGAACGGGGCGGGCGCGGGGGGCGTCGTGAGCAGCGACTCCGCCGGCGGTGGCGGGGCGCCGCCGGGCGGCGGGGGGGGAGGCAGATCCATGAGGCTGCGCCGGAACTCGTCGGTCTGGAGGTCGACCTCGACGGTGCGCTTCATGTCGTCGAAGGCGCGCCGGAACTCCGCGTACCCCTTGCCGAGCGCGCGCGCGATCTCCGGCAGTCTCTTGGGCCCGACCACGATGAGGGCGATCGCGCAGATGAGCACGATCTCCTGCATGCCGATGCCGAACACGTCCACCTCCGGCGCGGAACTTCCGCGCATGTCGCAAAAATGGGATGTTAGAGAAGCCCCCGGGGGGTGTCAAGGACGGGAGGTCCCGCGGGAGGTCGTGCGCGGGCAAGCGGGGCCGCGCGTCGCCGGAACGCTTGACGCGACGCGCCGCGACCCGCTAGGTTCTGCGGCATGGGTGCAAGCGGCGGGATGCGCGCGTTCCTGGCGGGTGAGCACGGCCGCCGCATCGTCGGGGCCCTCGCGGTGCTGGCCGGCGTGACCGTCTGCGCAACCGCGGGCTTCATGCTCATCGAGGGCTGGAGCCTGCTGGACGCGTTCTACATGGCGGTGATCACGATGACGTCCGTGGGCTTCGGCGAGGTGCACCCGCTCACGCCCGCGGGAAAGATCTTCACGGTGGCGGTGATCCTCGGCGGCGTTGCGATCGTCGCGATGTTCCTCAGCTACGGTTCGCAGGTGGTCTTCGCGGGGCAATTCGAGAGGTTCATGGGGAGGCGCAGGATGGAGAAGGAGATCGCGCGGCTGCGGGACCACTACATCATCTGCGGCTACGGCCGCATGGGGCGGGTTATCTCGCGCGAGTTCGCCAAGAAGCCGGTGCCGTTCGTCGTCGTCGAGAACAGCCCCGAGGTCTTCCGCGAGATCGACCCCGGGATGCTCTGCATCGCCGGCAACGCCGAGGAGGACTCCGTGCTCGCCGCCGCGGGCATCGAGCGCGCCCGCGGACTGGTGACGGTCGTCTCCTCCGATGCCGACAACGTCTACATCACGCTCACGGCCGCCGGCCTGCGGCCCGACCTCTACATCGTGGCGCGCGCCGGCGACGAGGCCGCCGAGCGCAAGCTGCTGCGGGCCGGGGCCTCGAAGGTCGTCTGTCCCTACGCGATCGGCGGCACCGGGATCGCCAACGCCATCCTGCGGCCCGCCGTCGTGGACTTCATCGAGCTGGTCACGCGGCGCGAGCACCTCGAGCTGCAGATGGAGGAGGTGCTGATCGCCCCCGGCTCGGCTCTGGCCGGCCGCACGGTCCTCGAGACCGGCCTGCGCCAGCGCTACGGCGCGATCGTCGTCGCCGTCAAGCAGGGGGACGAGCGCATGCGCTTCAACCCGGCGCCGGAGGACCGGCTCGCGGCGGGCGACCGGCTCATCGTGCTTGGCGCCGGCGACATGCTCGACGCGATCGGCAAATTGGCCGCGGGCTGAAAACGGGCCCATCGGCGGCTCCTTGCCCGCGCGAGCCTTGC is from bacterium and encodes:
- the kdsB gene encoding 3-deoxy-manno-octulosonate cytidylyltransferase, with the protein product MRVVVAIPARIGSTRLPAKALADIGGEPMVVRVWRRCSRVRGADRVLVATDDRAIASAVAAAGGEAVLTGEYPSGTDRIAAAVAGDPGDLVVNVQGDEPFVDPASVEALVASFAGEPAQEAATLATPVRTADELYAPSVVKVLAGRDGYAVSFSRYPIPWREGLWDVGPDGWRRPAAPAKTAGYLRHIGMYAYRAAFLAQLTRLEPTPGERAERLEQLRILEHGRRIRVVVVPEAGLAVDTAADLAEARRRAARERD
- the tatC gene encoding twin-arginine translocase subunit TatC, which codes for MDAAEAPKTPGERQSFLSHLEELRSRLVKALLAVLVAFGLAYSQVDKIFSWLTVPLKTALPNTPLVMIRLTEGFMTFLKLGLWTGLFLASPVVLYQIWAFIAPGLYRHERRLIGPLVVASTILFVAGAALAYYFALPFMLRYLMSGYSSEEVKPMLAVSSYVSSACLVMATAGLIFQIPLVMLLLARMGIIKAAQLAKNRKYVLLVSFVIGAVLSPPDVFSQTLVSVPLFLLFEVSIWAIRVQDLLRRGKGTQQTPAAPPAPAG
- the tatB gene encoding Sec-independent protein translocase protein TatB, whose product is MFGIGMQEIVLICAIALIVVGPKRLPEIARALGKGYAEFRRAFDDMKRTVEVDLQTDEFRRSLMDLPPPPPPGGAPPPPAESLLTTPPAPAPFPYGAQPPSAPTPTCAPPEAPGETAAPQAPEAGGGKDEHGRG
- a CDS encoding potassium channel protein — protein: MGASGGMRAFLAGEHGRRIVGALAVLAGVTVCATAGFMLIEGWSLLDAFYMAVITMTSVGFGEVHPLTPAGKIFTVAVILGGVAIVAMFLSYGSQVVFAGQFERFMGRRRMEKEIARLRDHYIICGYGRMGRVISREFAKKPVPFVVVENSPEVFREIDPGMLCIAGNAEEDSVLAAAGIERARGLVTVVSSDADNVYITLTAAGLRPDLYIVARAGDEAAERKLLRAGASKVVCPYAIGGTGIANAILRPAVVDFIELVTRREHLELQMEEVLIAPGSALAGRTVLETGLRQRYGAIVVAVKQGDERMRFNPAPEDRLAAGDRLIVLGAGDMLDAIGKLAAG